One Odontesthes bonariensis isolate fOdoBon6 chromosome 17, fOdoBon6.hap1, whole genome shotgun sequence genomic window carries:
- the stx11a gene encoding syntaxin-11a — protein MKDRLGELQTFVSKPAEEEYKSEGNQNPNTDDEELLEQHAVVFEGEDVMDSIYKEAQAMRKEMLLLKMDVKRLGKQNTRFLTSVRRISSIKRDSSALGRDIKARGEAIYARVEKLGKLSKELEEEHGSTSAVARMVRSQYVSLTSAFHEAISEYNEAEMAQRENCKTRIQRQAEIMGKEVSREQIEEMIETGKWNVFSDNLLLEGRTAKSALNEIENRHKELLELEGRIRDIHELFFQMARLVEEQGCMLDNIEANVGATQDYVVKASAQIKQAVKYKKNNPCKKLFCCCFPCCK, from the coding sequence ATGAAGGACCGACTGGGTGAGCTGCAGACCTTCGTCTCTAAGCCTGCTGAGGAGGAGTACAAGTCTGAGGGGAACCAGAACCCCAACACTGATGATGAGGAGCTTCTGGAGCAGCACGCTGTGGTGTTCGAGGGTGAGGATGTGATGGACAGCATCTACAAAGAGGCCCAAGCGATGAGGAAGGAGATGCTGTTGCTCAAAATGGACGTGAAGCGTCTGGGGAAGCAGAACACCAGGTTCCTCACGTCAGTCCGGAGGATCAGCAGCATCAAGAGGGATTCCAGCGCGCTGGGTCGGGACATCAAGGCCAGAGGGGAGGCTATTTATGCGCGGGTGGAGAAGCTGGGGAAGTTAAGcaaggagctggaggaggaacaCGGCTCTACGTCGGCTGTGGCTCGGATGGTGCGCTCGCAATACGTGTCTCTGACCAGCGCCTTCCACGAGGCCATCTCTGAGTACAACGAGGCTGAAATGGCCCAGCGGGAGAACTGCAAGACCCGCATTCAGAGGCAAGCAGAGATCATGGGCAAGGAGGTGAGCAGGGAGCAAATAGAGGAGATGATCGAGACGGGGAAGTGGAACGTTTTCTCGGATAATCTCCTGCTGGAGGGGAGGACTGCGAAATCTGCTCTGAACGAGATTGAGAACAGGCACAAGGAGCTCCTGGAGCTGGAGGGCCGCATTCGGGACATTCATGAGCTCTTCTTCCAGATGGCTCGGCTGGTGGAGGAGCAGGGCTGCATGCTGGACAACATAGAGGCAAACGTTGGGGCAACTCAGGACTACGTTGTCAAGGCCTCAGCTCAGATCAAGCAGGCTGTGAAGTACAAGAAAAACAATCCGTGCAAGAAACTGTTTTGCTGCTGCTTCCCGTGCTGtaaatga